A single genomic interval of Streptomyces sp. 1222.5 harbors:
- the rhaI gene encoding L-rhamnose isomerase, which yields MTDLAAVKAALKTQAVETPSWAYGNSGTRFKVFAQAGVPRTAQEKLQDAAKVHEFTGVAPTVALHIPWDRVDDYTALAKYAEERGVRLGAVNSNTFQDDDYRLGSICHPDAAVRRKALGHLLECVDIMDAAGSRDLKLWFADGTNYPGQDDIRARQDRLAEGLAEVYARLGDGQRMLLEYKFFEPAFYTTDVPDWGTAYAHCLTLGPKAQVVVDIGHHAPGTNIEFIVATLLREEKLGGFDFNSRFYADDDLMVGAADPFQLFRIMYEVVRGGGLSARVAFMLDQCHNVEAKIPAIIRSVMNVQEATAKALLVDRSALAAAQAAGEVLDANAVLMDAYNTDVRPLLREVREEMGLDPDPLAAYRRSGWAEKVVAERVGGRQAGWGA from the coding sequence GTGACCGACCTCGCCGCGGTGAAGGCCGCGCTCAAGACCCAGGCCGTCGAGACGCCGTCGTGGGCGTACGGGAACTCGGGAACCCGATTCAAGGTGTTCGCCCAGGCCGGTGTGCCGCGCACGGCCCAGGAGAAACTCCAGGACGCCGCCAAGGTGCACGAGTTCACGGGCGTGGCCCCGACCGTCGCCCTGCACATCCCCTGGGACCGGGTCGACGACTACACGGCACTGGCGAAGTACGCCGAGGAGCGCGGTGTACGGCTGGGCGCCGTCAACTCCAACACCTTCCAGGACGACGACTACAGGCTCGGCAGCATCTGCCATCCGGACGCGGCGGTGCGCCGCAAGGCGCTCGGCCACCTGCTGGAGTGCGTGGACATCATGGACGCCGCGGGCTCCCGCGATCTGAAGCTGTGGTTCGCGGACGGCACCAACTATCCCGGCCAGGACGACATCCGCGCCCGGCAGGACCGGCTCGCGGAGGGACTGGCCGAGGTGTACGCACGGCTCGGCGACGGACAGCGGATGCTGCTGGAGTACAAGTTCTTCGAGCCGGCCTTCTACACGACGGACGTACCGGACTGGGGCACGGCGTACGCGCACTGCCTGACGCTCGGGCCGAAGGCGCAGGTCGTCGTCGACATCGGACACCACGCACCCGGCACCAACATCGAGTTCATCGTGGCGACGCTGCTGCGGGAGGAGAAGCTCGGCGGCTTCGACTTCAACTCGCGGTTCTACGCCGACGACGACCTGATGGTGGGGGCCGCCGACCCCTTCCAGCTGTTCCGGATCATGTACGAGGTGGTGCGCGGCGGCGGGCTGTCCGCGCGGGTCGCGTTCATGCTCGACCAGTGCCACAACGTCGAGGCGAAGATCCCGGCGATCATCCGCTCGGTGATGAACGTGCAGGAGGCGACGGCCAAGGCGCTGCTGGTGGACCGGTCGGCGCTGGCCGCGGCTCAGGCCGCGGGCGAGGTCCTCGACGCGAACGCCGTGCTCATGGACGCGTACAACACCGATGTACGGCCGCTGCTGCGGGAGGTGCGCGAGGAGATGGGGCTCGACCCCGATCCGCTGGCCGCGTACCGGCGGTCGGGGTGGGCCGAGAAGGTCGTCGCCGAGCGGGTCGGGGGTCGGCAGGCCGGCTGGGGCGCCTAG
- a CDS encoding sugar ABC transporter ATP-binding protein has translation MTHPPDTGPAPVLALAGVSKSFGAVRALRDVSLELLPGEVHALAGENGAGKSTLIKTLAGVHRPDAGQVLLDGAPVVFHGPGDARDAGIAVIYQEPTLFPDLSIAENIFMGRRPRRSLGRIDHKATHGATAALMKRLGVDLDPDRPARGLSIADQQIVEIAKALSFDARVLIMDEPTAALTGSEVARLFGVVRTLRDQGAAVLFISHRLEEIFQICGRVTTLRDGAWIAGEPLDGMTEDDLVRRMVGRDLDELYPKQDVTPGETALSVRRLTREGVFTDVSFEVRRGEIVGLAGLVGAGRTEVARAVFGVDRWDAGEVEVGGRRLTNGAPSTAMAAGLALVPEDRRAQGLVMDMSIERNIGLTGLRTTVKGGLMNPRAERSRSLDWAVKLQVKYARIADAVSTLSGGNQQKVVLAKWLATRPEVLIVDEPTRGIDVGTKAEVHRLLSQLAADGVAVLMISSDLPEILGMADRVLVMHEGRITAEIPRAAATEESVMAAATGRAAA, from the coding sequence ATGACCCACCCGCCTGACACGGGACCGGCCCCGGTGCTGGCACTCGCGGGCGTCTCCAAGTCCTTCGGTGCCGTGCGCGCCCTCCGGGACGTCTCGCTGGAGCTGCTGCCCGGCGAGGTGCACGCCCTCGCCGGTGAGAACGGCGCGGGCAAGTCGACCCTGATCAAGACCCTCGCCGGCGTGCACCGGCCGGACGCCGGCCAGGTGCTGCTCGACGGGGCGCCGGTCGTCTTCCACGGCCCCGGCGATGCCCGTGACGCCGGCATCGCCGTGATCTACCAGGAGCCGACGCTCTTCCCGGACCTGTCGATCGCCGAGAACATCTTCATGGGCCGCCGGCCCCGGCGGTCCCTCGGCCGCATCGACCACAAGGCCACCCACGGGGCCACGGCCGCCCTGATGAAACGCCTCGGCGTCGATCTCGACCCCGACCGGCCCGCCCGCGGCCTGTCCATCGCGGACCAGCAGATCGTGGAGATCGCCAAGGCGCTCTCCTTCGACGCCCGGGTCCTGATCATGGACGAGCCGACGGCCGCCCTGACCGGCAGCGAGGTCGCCCGGCTCTTCGGAGTCGTGCGCACCCTGCGCGATCAGGGCGCCGCCGTGCTGTTCATCTCGCACCGGCTGGAGGAGATCTTCCAGATCTGCGGGCGGGTGACGACGCTGCGCGACGGCGCCTGGATCGCCGGCGAGCCGCTCGACGGGATGACCGAGGACGACCTGGTCCGCCGGATGGTCGGCCGCGACCTGGACGAGCTGTATCCGAAGCAGGACGTCACCCCCGGGGAGACCGCGCTCAGCGTCCGCCGGCTGACCCGTGAGGGCGTCTTCACCGACGTCTCCTTCGAGGTGCGGCGCGGCGAGATCGTCGGCCTCGCCGGGCTGGTCGGCGCCGGCCGTACCGAGGTCGCCCGCGCCGTGTTCGGCGTCGACCGCTGGGACGCCGGGGAGGTCGAGGTCGGCGGCCGCCGGCTCACCAACGGGGCCCCCTCCACCGCGATGGCCGCGGGACTCGCCCTGGTCCCCGAGGACCGGCGCGCCCAGGGCCTGGTGATGGACATGTCCATCGAGCGGAACATCGGCCTGACCGGGCTGCGCACGACCGTCAAGGGCGGACTCATGAACCCGCGCGCCGAACGCAGCCGTTCCCTGGACTGGGCGGTGAAGCTCCAGGTGAAGTACGCCCGGATCGCGGACGCCGTCTCCACGCTGTCCGGCGGCAACCAGCAGAAGGTCGTCCTCGCCAAGTGGCTCGCCACCCGCCCCGAGGTGCTCATCGTGGACGAGCCGACCCGGGGGATCGACGTCGGCACCAAGGCCGAGGTGCACCGGCTGCTGTCCCAGCTCGCCGCCGACGGTGTGGCGGTGCTGATGATCTCCTCCGACCTGCCCGAGATCCTCGGCATGGCCGACCGGGTGCTCGTCATGCACGAGGGCCGGATCACCGCCGAGATCCCGCGCGCCGCGGCCACCGAGGAGAGCGTGATGGCGGCGGCCACCGGGAGGGCGGCCGCATGA
- a CDS encoding bifunctional aldolase/short-chain dehydrogenase: protein MPTHPEAAALITRSHRLGSDPRNTNYAGGNASAKGTGTDPVTGGDVELMWVKGSGGDLGTLTGAGLAVLRLDRLRALVDVYPGVEREDEMVAAFDYCLHGKGGAAPSIDTAMHGLVDAPHVDHLHPDSGIALACAADGEKLTAECFGDRVVWVPWRRPGFQLGLDIAAVRKANPRAVGCILGGHGITAWGDSSEECERNSLHIIRTAEAFLAERGKAEPFGPVIAGYEALPEAERRQRATALAPYVRALASRDRPQVGHFDDSEAVLDFTARAEHPRLAALGTSCPDHFLRTKVRPLVLDLPPTAPLEEALARLTELHGAYREKYAAYYRRHALPDSPGMRGADPAIVLVPGVGMFSFGKDKQTARVAGEFYVNAINVMRGAEAVSSYAPIEESEKFRIEYWALEEAKLRRMPRPRPLATRVALVTGAGSGIGRAVAHRLAGEGACVVVADLDAEGAARVAEELGGPDRAVAVQVDVTSEERIAEAFRAAVLAFGGVDLVVNNAGISISKPLLETTARDWDLQHDVMARGSFLVSREAARVMTAQGLGGDIVYIVSKNAVFAGPDNIAYSATKADQAHQVRLLAAELGEHGIRVNGVNPDGVVRGSGIFAGGWGAQRAAVYGVPEEKLGEFYAQRTLLKREVLPEHVANAVFALTGGGLTHTTGLHVPVDAGVAAAFLR from the coding sequence ATGCCCACCCATCCCGAAGCCGCCGCACTGATCACCCGGTCCCATCGGCTCGGTTCCGATCCCCGCAACACGAACTACGCCGGCGGGAACGCCTCCGCCAAAGGCACCGGCACCGACCCCGTCACCGGTGGTGACGTGGAGCTGATGTGGGTCAAGGGGTCCGGCGGCGACCTGGGCACGCTGACCGGGGCCGGGCTGGCCGTGCTGCGGCTGGACCGGCTGCGGGCCCTGGTGGACGTGTACCCCGGTGTCGAGCGCGAGGACGAGATGGTCGCCGCGTTCGACTACTGCCTGCACGGCAAGGGCGGGGCCGCGCCCTCCATCGACACCGCGATGCACGGACTGGTGGACGCCCCGCACGTGGACCATCTGCACCCGGATTCCGGCATCGCCCTCGCCTGCGCCGCCGACGGGGAGAAGCTGACCGCCGAGTGCTTCGGGGACCGCGTGGTGTGGGTGCCGTGGCGCCGGCCCGGCTTCCAGCTCGGGCTGGACATCGCCGCCGTCCGGAAGGCCAACCCGCGGGCCGTCGGGTGCATCCTCGGCGGGCACGGGATCACCGCCTGGGGCGACAGCTCCGAGGAGTGCGAGCGCAACTCCCTGCACATCATCCGCACGGCCGAGGCGTTCCTGGCGGAGCGCGGGAAGGCGGAGCCCTTCGGACCGGTGATCGCGGGCTACGAGGCGCTGCCCGAGGCCGAGCGGCGCCAACGCGCCACCGCGCTGGCGCCGTACGTCCGCGCCCTCGCCTCCCGGGACCGGCCGCAGGTCGGGCACTTCGACGACTCGGAGGCCGTACTCGACTTCACGGCCCGTGCCGAGCACCCGCGCCTGGCCGCGCTGGGCACCTCCTGCCCCGACCACTTCCTGCGCACCAAGGTCCGGCCGCTCGTGCTCGACCTGCCGCCCACGGCGCCGCTGGAGGAGGCCCTCGCACGGCTGACGGAACTGCACGGCGCCTACCGTGAGAAGTACGCCGCCTACTACCGGCGGCACGCCCTGCCCGACTCCCCCGGCATGCGCGGCGCCGACCCGGCGATCGTGCTGGTCCCCGGCGTGGGCATGTTCTCCTTCGGCAAGGACAAGCAGACCGCGCGCGTGGCCGGCGAGTTCTACGTCAACGCGATCAACGTGATGCGCGGGGCGGAGGCGGTGTCGTCGTACGCGCCGATCGAGGAGTCGGAGAAGTTCCGCATCGAGTACTGGGCGCTGGAGGAGGCCAAGCTGCGGCGGATGCCGAGGCCCCGGCCGCTGGCCACCCGGGTGGCCCTGGTGACGGGCGCGGGCAGCGGGATCGGGCGGGCCGTCGCGCACCGGCTGGCCGGTGAGGGCGCCTGCGTGGTGGTCGCGGACCTCGACGCGGAAGGCGCGGCCCGGGTCGCCGAGGAGCTCGGCGGGCCGGACAGGGCGGTCGCGGTGCAGGTGGACGTCACGTCGGAGGAGCGGATCGCCGAGGCGTTCCGGGCGGCCGTGCTCGCCTTCGGCGGGGTCGACCTCGTCGTGAACAACGCCGGGATCTCGATCTCCAAGCCGCTGCTGGAGACCACCGCCCGGGACTGGGACCTCCAGCACGACGTCATGGCCCGCGGGTCCTTCCTCGTGTCGCGGGAGGCGGCCCGGGTGATGACCGCGCAGGGACTGGGCGGCGACATCGTCTACATCGTCTCCAAGAACGCCGTGTTCGCCGGGCCCGACAACATCGCCTACTCGGCAACCAAGGCCGACCAGGCCCATCAGGTGCGGCTCCTCGCCGCAGAACTGGGCGAGCACGGCATCCGCGTCAACGGCGTCAACCCGGACGGTGTGGTGCGCGGTTCCGGGATCTTCGCGGGCGGCTGGGGCGCCCAGCGGGCCGCGGTGTACGGGGTGCCGGAGGAGAAGCTCGGCGAGTTCTACGCCCAGCGCACGCTCCTCAAGCGGGAGGTGCTGCCCGAGCACGTCGCCAACGCGGTGTTCGCGCTCACGGGCGGCGGGCTCACGCACACCACCGGGCTGCACGTGCCGGTCGACGCGGGTGTGGCGGCCGCGTTCCTGCGATGA
- a CDS encoding rhamnulokinase family protein: MSADVDAGARSYAAVDLGASSGRVMVGRVGPDSLELSEAHRFPNRPVRLPEGLRWDILALHRGVLDGLRAAGTRSGGRLASVGIDGWAVDHGLLDADGALLGNPVHYRDARTEGVAEKVWATVPAAELYAATGLQYAPFNTLYQLVAARPTVQFARAARALLVPDLLTYWLTGEQGTELTNASTTQLIDPRTRTWAYEVAERLGVDLGLFPPLRQPGDPAGQLRPEVLEETGLAGPVPVTAVASHDTASAVAAVPATGERFAYICTGTWSLAGLELTAPVLTEESRAANFTNELGLDGTVRYLRNIMGLWLLQECVRAWGEPDLDVLLRGAADVPPLRSVVDAGDEAFLAPGRMPQRIAEACRATGQPVPGTRAETTRCILDSLALAHRRAVEDAQRLAGHPVDVVHVVGGGTRNALLCQLTADACGLPVVAGPTEAAALGNVLVQARAHGLVGDLADMRRLLVRTQPPTRYRPRGNGARWREAEARLAAR, from the coding sequence ATGAGCGCGGACGTGGACGCGGGCGCACGGTCGTACGCCGCGGTCGACCTCGGCGCCTCCAGCGGCCGGGTGATGGTCGGCCGGGTGGGCCCGGACTCGCTGGAGCTGAGCGAGGCGCACCGGTTCCCGAACCGGCCGGTGCGCCTCCCGGAGGGGCTGCGCTGGGACATCCTCGCTCTCCACCGGGGGGTGCTCGACGGGCTGCGGGCGGCGGGGACCCGCAGCGGTGGGCGGCTCGCTTCCGTCGGCATCGACGGCTGGGCCGTCGACCACGGCCTGCTGGACGCCGACGGGGCCCTGCTGGGCAACCCGGTGCACTACCGCGACGCCCGCACGGAGGGCGTCGCCGAGAAGGTGTGGGCGACCGTGCCGGCCGCCGAGCTGTACGCGGCCACCGGTCTGCAGTACGCCCCCTTCAACACCCTGTACCAGCTGGTGGCCGCCCGCCCGACCGTCCAGTTCGCCCGGGCGGCACGGGCGTTGCTCGTCCCCGACCTGCTCACGTACTGGCTGACCGGGGAGCAGGGGACCGAGCTGACCAATGCCTCGACCACCCAGCTGATCGATCCCCGGACGCGGACGTGGGCGTACGAGGTCGCCGAGCGGCTGGGCGTCGACCTCGGCCTGTTCCCGCCGCTGCGGCAGCCGGGCGATCCGGCGGGGCAGCTGCGCCCGGAGGTGCTGGAGGAGACGGGCCTCGCCGGTCCGGTGCCGGTGACGGCCGTCGCCTCGCACGACACCGCCTCCGCGGTGGCCGCCGTCCCCGCCACCGGCGAGCGTTTCGCCTACATCTGCACCGGCACCTGGTCGCTGGCCGGGCTGGAGCTGACCGCGCCGGTGCTCACCGAGGAGAGCCGGGCCGCCAACTTCACCAACGAGCTGGGGCTGGACGGCACCGTCCGGTACCTGCGCAACATCATGGGCCTCTGGCTGCTCCAGGAGTGCGTACGGGCCTGGGGCGAGCCGGATCTGGACGTGCTGCTGAGGGGGGCCGCCGACGTGCCGCCGCTGCGCTCGGTGGTGGACGCGGGGGACGAGGCGTTCCTGGCGCCGGGGCGGATGCCGCAGCGGATCGCCGAGGCCTGCCGGGCGACGGGGCAGCCCGTGCCCGGAACCCGCGCGGAGACCACGCGGTGCATCCTCGACTCGCTGGCGCTGGCGCACCGGCGGGCCGTCGAGGACGCGCAGCGGCTCGCCGGGCATCCCGTGGACGTGGTGCACGTGGTGGGCGGTGGCACCCGCAACGCACTGCTCTGCCAGCTGACGGCCGACGCCTGCGGACTGCCCGTGGTGGCGGGTCCGACGGAGGCGGCCGCCCTCGGCAACGTCCTCGTCCAGGCCCGCGCGCACGGTCTGGTCGGCGATCTCGCCGACATGCGCCGGCTGCTCGTCCGCACCCAGCCGCCGACCCGGTACAGGCCGCGCGGGAACGGCGCCCGCTGGCGCGAGGCCGAGGCGCGGCTCGCCGCACGGTGA